One Nomascus leucogenys isolate Asia chromosome 22a, Asia_NLE_v1, whole genome shotgun sequence DNA segment encodes these proteins:
- the MOG gene encoding myelin-oligodendrocyte glycoprotein isoform X4 yields MQFRVIGPRHPIRALVGDEVELPCRISPGKNATGMEVGWYRPPFSRVVHLYRNGRDQDGEQAPEYRGRTELLKDAIGEGKVTLRIQNVRFSDEGGFTCFFRDHSYQEEAAMELKVEDPFYWVSPGVLVLLAVLPVLLLQITVGLVFLCLQYRLRGKLRAEIENLHRTFDPHFLRVPCWKITLFVIVPVLGPLVALIICYNWLHRRLAGQFLEELRNPF; encoded by the exons ATGCAG TTCAGAGTGATAGGACCAAGGCACCCTATCCGGGCTCTGGTCGGGGATGAAGTGGAATTGCCATGTCGCATATCTCCTGGGAAGAACGCTACAGGCATGGAGGTGGGGTGGTACCGCCCCCCCTTCTCTAGGGTGGTTCATCTCTACAGAAACGGCAGGGACCAAGATGGAGAGCAGGCACCTGAATATCGGGGCCGGACAGAGCTGCTGAAAGATGCCATTGGTGAGGGAAAGGTGACTCTCAGGATCCAGAATGTAAGGTTCTCAGATGAAGGAGGTTTCACCTGCTTCTTCCGAGATCATTCTTACCAAGAGGAGGCAGCAATGGAATTGAAAGTAGAAG ATCCTTTCTACTGGGTCAGCCCTGGAGTGCTGGTTCTCCTCGCGGTGCTGCCTGTGCTCCTCCTGCAGATCACTGTTGGCCTTGTCTTCCTCTGCCTGCAGTACAGACTGAGAG GAAAACTTCGAGCAGAGATAG aGAATCTCCACCGGACTTTTG ATCCCCACTTTCTGAGGGTGCCCTGCTGGAAGATAACCCTGTTTGTAATTGTGCCGGTTCTTGGACCCCTGGTTGCCTTGATCATCTGCTACAACTGGCTACATCGAAGACTagcag ggCAATTCCTTGAAGAGCTAA GAAATCCCTTCTGA
- the MOG gene encoding myelin-oligodendrocyte glycoprotein isoform X5: MASLSRPSLPSCLCSFPLLLLLQVSSSYAGQFRVIGPRHPIRALVGDEVELPCRISPGKNATGMEVGWYRPPFSRVVHLYRNGRDQDGEQAPEYRGRTELLKDAIGEGKVTLRIQNVRFSDEGGFTCFFRDHSYQEEAAMELKVEDPFYWVSPGVLVLLAVLPVLLLQITVGLVFLCLQYRLRGKLRAEIENLHRTFGMAKQRVLWCSRTPG; encoded by the exons ATGGCAAGCTTATCGAGACCCTCTCTGCCCAGCTGCCTCtgctccttccccctcctcctcctcctccaagtgTCTTCCAGCTATGCAG GGCAGTTCAGAGTGATAGGACCAAGGCACCCTATCCGGGCTCTGGTCGGGGATGAAGTGGAATTGCCATGTCGCATATCTCCTGGGAAGAACGCTACAGGCATGGAGGTGGGGTGGTACCGCCCCCCCTTCTCTAGGGTGGTTCATCTCTACAGAAACGGCAGGGACCAAGATGGAGAGCAGGCACCTGAATATCGGGGCCGGACAGAGCTGCTGAAAGATGCCATTGGTGAGGGAAAGGTGACTCTCAGGATCCAGAATGTAAGGTTCTCAGATGAAGGAGGTTTCACCTGCTTCTTCCGAGATCATTCTTACCAAGAGGAGGCAGCAATGGAATTGAAAGTAGAAG ATCCTTTCTACTGGGTCAGCCCTGGAGTGCTGGTTCTCCTCGCGGTGCTGCCTGTGCTCCTCCTGCAGATCACTGTTGGCCTTGTCTTCCTCTGCCTGCAGTACAGACTGAGAG GAAAACTTCGAGCAGAGATAG aGAATCTCCACCGGACTTTTG GAATGGCAAAACAGAG AGTCCTTTGGTGTTCTAGGACCCCAGgttaa
- the ZFP57 gene encoding zinc finger protein 57 homolog isoform X2, with translation MSETFKNLTSVARIFLHKPELITKLEQEEEQWREFVHLPNTEGLSEGKKKELREQQPSLRDEGTSDDKVFLACRGAGQCPLSAPAGSMDRTRVLQASQAGPPFFCHTCGKCFSRRSYLYSHQFVHNPKLTNSCSQCGKLFRSPKSLSYHRRMHLGERPFCCTLCDKTYCDASGLSRHRRVHLGYRPHSCSVCGKSFRDQSELKRHQKIHQNQEPVDGNQECTLRIPGTPAEFQTPIARSQRSIQGLLDVNHAPVARSQEPIFRTEGPMAQNQPSVLKNKAPVTRTQAAITGTPCQDVRSNSHPVKPSRLNVFCCPHCPLTFSKKSYLSRHQKAHLTEPPNYCFHCSKSFSSFSRLVRHQQTHWKQKSYRCPICDLSFGEKEGLMDHWRGYKGKELCQSSHHKCRVILGQWLGFSHDAPTMAGEEWKHGGDQSPPRIHTPRRRGLREKACKGDKTKEAVSILKHK, from the exons ATGTCGGAAACCTTTAAGAATTTAACATCTGTGG CCAGAATCTTTCTGCATAAGCCAGAGCTAATCACCAAGCTCGAGCAAGAAGAGGAACAGTGGAGAGAGTTTGTCCATCTCCCAAACACAGAAGGCCTTTCAG AAGGCAAGAAGAAAGAGCTTCGAGAACAACAACCCAGTCTGAGAGATGAGGGGACTAGTGATGACAAGGTCTTCCTTGCATGCAGAGGGGCTGGCCAGTGCCCCCTATCTGCCCCAGCTGGGTCTATGGACAGGACCCGGGTGCTTCAAGCATCCCAGGCTGGGCCACCCTTTTTTTGCCACACCTGTGGTAAATGTTTCAGCAGGCGCTCCTACCTCTATAGCCACCAGTTTGTTCACAATCCCAAACTGACTAATAGCTGCAGTCAGTGTGGGAAGTTGTTTCGGAGCCCCAAGTCCCTCAGCTATCACAGACGCATGCATCTTGGGGAGAGGCCCTTCTGTTGCACGCTCTGTGACAAGACCTACTGTGATGCTTCTGGACTAAGTCGTCACCGCCGCGTCCATCTGGGTTACCGGCCCCATTCATGCTCTGTGTGTGGGAAGAGCTTCCGGGACCAGTCTGAGCTCAAACGCCACCAGAAGATACACCAAAACCAGGAGCCAGTGGATGGAAACCAGGAGTGTACTTTGAGGATTCCAGGCACCCCTGCTGAATTCCAGACACCCATCGCCAGAAGCCAGAGGTCCATCCAGGGGCTTTTGGATGTGAACCATGCACCAGTGGCCAGGTCCCAGGAACCCATATTTAGAACTGAGGGTCCTATGGCCCAGAACCAGCCATCTGTCCTTAAGAACAAAGCACCTGTGACCAGGACCCAGGCAGCCATCACTGGAACCCCCTGTCAGGATGTCAGATCCAACTCTCATCCAGTGAAGCCCTCAAGACTCAATGTCTTCTGTTGCCCCCATTGTCCTTTGACTTTTAGCAAGAAATCCTATCTCTCCAGACACCAGAAGGCCCACCTCACAGAGCCGCCCAACTACTGCTTCCATTGTAGCAAGTCTTTCAGCTCATTTTCCAGGCTGGTCAGACACCAGCAGACCCACTGGAAGCAGAAGAGCTACCGTTGCCCTATCTGTGACCTCTCCTTTGGGGAGAAAGAGGGCCTTATGGATCACTGGAGGGGCTATAAAGGCAAGGAACTGTGCCAGAGCAGCCACCATAAATGCCGGGTGATCCTGGGCCAGTGGCTTGGCTTCTCTCATGATGCCCCCACTATGGCTGGGGAGGAATGGAAGCATGGAGGTGATCAATCTCCCCCAAGGATCCATACCCCCAGGAGAAGAGGCCTAAGAGAGAAGGCCTGCAAAGGAGACAAAACAAAGGAAGCAGTGAGCAtcttgaaacataaataa
- the MOG gene encoding myelin-oligodendrocyte glycoprotein isoform X2, translating into MASLSRPSLPSCLCSFPLLLLLQVSSSYAGQFRVIGPRHPIRALVGDEVELPCRISPGKNATGMEVGWYRPPFSRVVHLYRNGRDQDGEQAPEYRGRTELLKDAIGEGKVTLRIQNVRFSDEGGFTCFFRDHSYQEEAAMELKVEDPFYWVSPGVLVLLAVLPVLLLQITVGLVFLCLQYRLRGKLRAEIENLHRTFDPHFLRVPCWKITLFVIVPVLGPLVALIICYNWLHRRLAGQFLEELRNPF; encoded by the exons ATGGCAAGCTTATCGAGACCCTCTCTGCCCAGCTGCCTCtgctccttccccctcctcctcctcctccaagtgTCTTCCAGCTATGCAG GGCAGTTCAGAGTGATAGGACCAAGGCACCCTATCCGGGCTCTGGTCGGGGATGAAGTGGAATTGCCATGTCGCATATCTCCTGGGAAGAACGCTACAGGCATGGAGGTGGGGTGGTACCGCCCCCCCTTCTCTAGGGTGGTTCATCTCTACAGAAACGGCAGGGACCAAGATGGAGAGCAGGCACCTGAATATCGGGGCCGGACAGAGCTGCTGAAAGATGCCATTGGTGAGGGAAAGGTGACTCTCAGGATCCAGAATGTAAGGTTCTCAGATGAAGGAGGTTTCACCTGCTTCTTCCGAGATCATTCTTACCAAGAGGAGGCAGCAATGGAATTGAAAGTAGAAG ATCCTTTCTACTGGGTCAGCCCTGGAGTGCTGGTTCTCCTCGCGGTGCTGCCTGTGCTCCTCCTGCAGATCACTGTTGGCCTTGTCTTCCTCTGCCTGCAGTACAGACTGAGAG GAAAACTTCGAGCAGAGATAG aGAATCTCCACCGGACTTTTG ATCCCCACTTTCTGAGGGTGCCCTGCTGGAAGATAACCCTGTTTGTAATTGTGCCGGTTCTTGGACCCCTGGTTGCCTTGATCATCTGCTACAACTGGCTACATCGAAGACTagcag ggCAATTCCTTGAAGAGCTAA GAAATCCCTTCTGA
- the MOG gene encoding myelin-oligodendrocyte glycoprotein isoform X3: MASLSRPSLPSCLCSFPLLLLLQVSSSYAGQFRVIGPRHPIRALVGDEVELPCRISPGKNATGMEVGWYRPPFSRVVHLYRNGRDQDGEQAPEYRGRTELLKDAIGEGKVTLRIQNVRFSDEGGFTCFFRDHSYQEEAAMELKVEDPFYWVSPGVLVLLAVLPVLLLQITVGLVFLCLQYRLRGKLRAEIENLHRTFGMAKQRSPLSEGALLEDNPVCNCAGSWTPGCLDHLLQLATSKTSRAIP, from the exons ATGGCAAGCTTATCGAGACCCTCTCTGCCCAGCTGCCTCtgctccttccccctcctcctcctcctccaagtgTCTTCCAGCTATGCAG GGCAGTTCAGAGTGATAGGACCAAGGCACCCTATCCGGGCTCTGGTCGGGGATGAAGTGGAATTGCCATGTCGCATATCTCCTGGGAAGAACGCTACAGGCATGGAGGTGGGGTGGTACCGCCCCCCCTTCTCTAGGGTGGTTCATCTCTACAGAAACGGCAGGGACCAAGATGGAGAGCAGGCACCTGAATATCGGGGCCGGACAGAGCTGCTGAAAGATGCCATTGGTGAGGGAAAGGTGACTCTCAGGATCCAGAATGTAAGGTTCTCAGATGAAGGAGGTTTCACCTGCTTCTTCCGAGATCATTCTTACCAAGAGGAGGCAGCAATGGAATTGAAAGTAGAAG ATCCTTTCTACTGGGTCAGCCCTGGAGTGCTGGTTCTCCTCGCGGTGCTGCCTGTGCTCCTCCTGCAGATCACTGTTGGCCTTGTCTTCCTCTGCCTGCAGTACAGACTGAGAG GAAAACTTCGAGCAGAGATAG aGAATCTCCACCGGACTTTTG GAATGGCAAAACAGAG ATCCCCACTTTCTGAGGGTGCCCTGCTGGAAGATAACCCTGTTTGTAATTGTGCCGGTTCTTGGACCCCTGGTTGCCTTGATCATCTGCTACAACTGGCTACATCGAAGACTagcag ggCAATTCCTTGA
- the MOG gene encoding myelin-oligodendrocyte glycoprotein isoform X1, giving the protein MASLSRPSLPSCLCSFPLLLLLQVSSSYAGQFRVIGPRHPIRALVGDEVELPCRISPGKNATGMEVGWYRPPFSRVVHLYRNGRDQDGEQAPEYRGRTELLKDAIGEGKVTLRIQNVRFSDEGGFTCFFRDHSYQEEAAMELKVEDPFYWVSPGVLVLLAVLPVLLLQITVGLVFLCLQYRLRGKLRAEIENLHRTFDPHFLRVPCWKITLFVIVPVLGPLVALIICYNWLHRRLAGQFLEELSKFSSLSYKQRIKSQERETEATRGRGGLLRDHIPRGKEELESLGGGKTPPGR; this is encoded by the exons ATGGCAAGCTTATCGAGACCCTCTCTGCCCAGCTGCCTCtgctccttccccctcctcctcctcctccaagtgTCTTCCAGCTATGCAG GGCAGTTCAGAGTGATAGGACCAAGGCACCCTATCCGGGCTCTGGTCGGGGATGAAGTGGAATTGCCATGTCGCATATCTCCTGGGAAGAACGCTACAGGCATGGAGGTGGGGTGGTACCGCCCCCCCTTCTCTAGGGTGGTTCATCTCTACAGAAACGGCAGGGACCAAGATGGAGAGCAGGCACCTGAATATCGGGGCCGGACAGAGCTGCTGAAAGATGCCATTGGTGAGGGAAAGGTGACTCTCAGGATCCAGAATGTAAGGTTCTCAGATGAAGGAGGTTTCACCTGCTTCTTCCGAGATCATTCTTACCAAGAGGAGGCAGCAATGGAATTGAAAGTAGAAG ATCCTTTCTACTGGGTCAGCCCTGGAGTGCTGGTTCTCCTCGCGGTGCTGCCTGTGCTCCTCCTGCAGATCACTGTTGGCCTTGTCTTCCTCTGCCTGCAGTACAGACTGAGAG GAAAACTTCGAGCAGAGATAG aGAATCTCCACCGGACTTTTG ATCCCCACTTTCTGAGGGTGCCCTGCTGGAAGATAACCCTGTTTGTAATTGTGCCGGTTCTTGGACCCCTGGTTGCCTTGATCATCTGCTACAACTGGCTACATCGAAGACTagcag ggCAATTCCTTGAAGAGCTAAGTaagttctcttctctctcttataAGCAGAGAATAAAAAGCCAGGAAAGGGAAACAGAAGCAACAAGAGGAAGAGGGGGGCTATTGAGGGATCACATTCCCAGAGGAAAGGAGGAGCTGGAGAGCCTGGGTGGAGGGAAGACTCCTCCTGGGAGGTAG